A window of the Vibrio pomeroyi genome harbors these coding sequences:
- a CDS encoding tetratricopeptide repeat protein — MIGKRIGFILLTLSVLAGCQSAPSQQDLQLGDVTSMEKVKNYDGLISYYKSQLEQGSEDPEVKENLAWAYFHKGDIESADFYVQHLQKEGVENPNLYQLEGQVFDAKNDIGSAISAYLASIDAGNRTGQIHVLLGVSYTKVGKYDEAQKELNQARLRGYDDVVVKNNIAMIQMANGEYQQAIQTLAPVLKEDPANKTVKANLAIALMKTQQIDSAKKLLKGDFSAEEIQNIAAELTQLGVNDEAS, encoded by the coding sequence ATGATTGGAAAACGTATCGGTTTCATTTTGCTCACGCTGAGTGTGTTGGCGGGCTGTCAATCGGCACCGTCACAACAAGACTTACAGCTTGGCGACGTCACGAGCATGGAAAAAGTAAAGAACTATGACGGCCTCATTAGTTATTATAAATCCCAGCTAGAACAAGGCTCCGAAGATCCAGAGGTGAAAGAGAATCTAGCATGGGCATACTTCCATAAAGGGGATATCGAGTCGGCAGACTTTTATGTTCAACACCTGCAAAAAGAGGGGGTCGAAAATCCCAACTTGTACCAATTAGAAGGCCAAGTGTTTGATGCAAAAAATGACATTGGGAGTGCCATTTCTGCTTACTTAGCCTCTATCGATGCTGGAAACAGAACAGGGCAAATTCACGTCTTACTCGGTGTGTCTTACACCAAAGTTGGGAAATACGATGAAGCACAGAAAGAGCTCAACCAAGCTCGTTTACGCGGTTATGACGATGTTGTTGTTAAGAACAATATCGCAATGATTCAAATGGCCAATGGTGAGTATCAACAAGCGATTCAAACACTAGCTCCGGTTTTAAAAGAAGACCCAGCAAATAAAACCGTTAAAGCTAATCTGGCTATTGCTCTGATGAAAACTCAGCAAATCGACTCGGCCAAAAAGCTGCTCAAAGGCGATTTCTCAGCAGAAGAGATCCAGAACATCGCTGCTGAACTAACTCAATTAGGAGTTAATGATGAAGCGTCTTAA
- a CDS encoding CpaF family protein encodes MSSNKDLYLAFRGQIFEALDAEAVQKMSRRDLESQIQAAVDLLANSYQRPITSMMKSGLVKSLIDELFGLGPLQPLVEDQSISDIMVNGPNNIFFERHGKVKKSEVSFVNEEQLLAIAKRIASRVGRRVDELSPTVDARLEDGSRVNIVIPPISLDGTSISIRKFREQNIGFEDLIGFGSMSPDMARVLMIASRCRINVLISGGTGSGKTTLLNALSQYIAEDERIVTIEDAAELRLQQPNLVRLETRTSSVEQTGAVTQRELVINALRMRPDRIILGECRGSEAFEMLQAMNTGHDGSMSTLHANTPRDAIARVESMVMMANLNQPLDAIRRTIVSAVQMIVQVNRLRDGSRKITSISEIVGLEGESVVMEEIYRFRYDDAHYGENVKGEFVTDGIMQRSELVKKAQFFGLYDELIASFKGA; translated from the coding sequence ATGAGTTCTAATAAAGACTTATACCTCGCGTTTCGTGGTCAGATATTTGAAGCCCTAGACGCAGAAGCGGTTCAGAAAATGAGCCGCCGAGACCTCGAATCTCAGATTCAAGCAGCGGTTGATCTACTGGCGAACAGTTACCAAAGACCGATCACTTCGATGATGAAGTCAGGATTGGTGAAAAGCCTTATCGATGAACTGTTTGGTTTGGGTCCTTTACAGCCTTTGGTTGAAGATCAGTCTATATCCGACATCATGGTGAATGGGCCAAACAACATCTTTTTCGAACGACACGGTAAGGTCAAAAAATCCGAAGTTTCGTTTGTGAACGAAGAGCAACTGCTCGCTATTGCCAAACGTATTGCATCACGCGTCGGGAGACGTGTTGATGAACTCTCTCCGACGGTCGATGCTCGATTGGAAGATGGCAGTCGTGTGAACATCGTGATTCCTCCGATTTCTTTAGATGGCACGTCGATTTCTATTCGTAAGTTCAGAGAACAGAACATCGGCTTTGAAGATTTGATTGGCTTCGGTTCGATGTCCCCAGACATGGCAAGAGTGCTGATGATCGCTTCGCGCTGTCGAATTAATGTATTGATCTCTGGCGGTACAGGCTCAGGCAAAACCACGCTGCTCAACGCTTTGTCTCAATACATCGCTGAAGACGAACGTATCGTTACGATCGAAGATGCGGCTGAACTGCGCCTTCAACAGCCCAACTTAGTGCGACTCGAAACACGTACATCGAGTGTTGAACAGACAGGAGCAGTTACCCAGCGAGAGTTGGTGATCAATGCGCTACGTATGCGTCCAGACCGAATTATTCTGGGTGAGTGTCGTGGCTCTGAAGCGTTTGAAATGCTGCAAGCCATGAACACCGGACACGATGGCTCAATGTCGACATTGCACGCCAATACACCGCGCGACGCGATTGCCCGTGTTGAATCCATGGTGATGATGGCGAACTTAAATCAGCCTTTAGACGCGATTAGAAGAACGATCGTCAGCGCCGTTCAGATGATTGTTCAGGTTAACAGACTGCGTGATGGGTCTCGCAAGATCACGAGCATCTCTGAAATTGTTGGTTTGGAAGGCGAGAGTGTAGTGATGGAAGAGATCTATCGCTTTCGTTATGACGATGCGCATTACGGAGAAAACGTTAAAGGTGAATTTGTTACTGACGGCATCATGCAACGTTCTGAGCTAGTCAAAAAAGCGCAATTCTTTGGGCTCTATGACGAGCTTATCGCATCGTTTAAGGGGGCATAG
- a CDS encoding AAA family ATPase, with protein MFDLTKALTTKAKPVQTGTTGVAGCTLFYQSQKCLDLVQEVFRFEGWNDPACVKAKAGLTKLTEQQSSHIVILELNESTNVVEDAKSFASKLPTHKGVVVIGKEDAISTLRSLKDMGFYYVFWPVNKQEFADFLTHVSKNLKTFSGVSQKRKAKRVAIVGSKGGVGTSFLATEVSSLLSTQGSDTILVDHQYADTNIDVLLGLKDFKPRTIDEFTAPLHEMDEEGALSYLFNARKNLRLLAIDGDMSQNDVLNYNQTLCELLARNTNFIIEDFSGGVDFKVEPQLLVENFDVVVLVLDASVSSVRSAKRLFEKISSLQLTLSSRTRVITVVNYHRPENAYVLQKPDLTKYLSANVDLEVDYCKALAHIIIDGKRGHKHDRHISRSMEQLVKLINGQPMDQKGMNSWLKKVRAK; from the coding sequence ATGTTTGACCTAACGAAAGCATTAACAACCAAGGCCAAGCCAGTTCAGACCGGAACGACAGGTGTTGCCGGATGTACATTGTTCTATCAATCTCAAAAGTGTTTAGATCTTGTTCAAGAAGTCTTTCGATTTGAAGGGTGGAATGATCCTGCTTGTGTCAAAGCTAAAGCGGGTTTGACCAAACTAACAGAGCAACAAAGCAGTCATATTGTGATTCTAGAGCTAAATGAATCAACCAATGTAGTTGAAGATGCTAAATCCTTCGCTAGCAAACTGCCCACCCACAAAGGGGTGGTCGTGATTGGTAAAGAGGACGCTATTTCTACGCTGCGTTCACTTAAAGACATGGGTTTTTACTATGTTTTCTGGCCAGTGAACAAGCAGGAGTTTGCGGACTTCTTAACTCACGTGAGCAAGAACCTAAAGACTTTCTCTGGCGTGAGCCAAAAACGCAAAGCAAAGCGAGTTGCGATTGTGGGCTCAAAAGGTGGCGTAGGTACATCGTTTCTTGCCACAGAGGTGAGTTCACTGCTATCGACACAAGGTTCAGACACGATTCTCGTCGACCATCAATATGCCGATACCAACATCGATGTTTTGCTAGGGCTAAAAGACTTTAAGCCACGAACCATTGATGAGTTCACTGCACCATTGCATGAAATGGATGAAGAAGGGGCATTGAGCTACCTATTCAACGCACGTAAAAATTTACGTCTGTTGGCTATCGATGGCGACATGAGCCAAAACGATGTTTTGAATTACAACCAAACGTTGTGTGAGTTATTGGCGCGAAACACCAACTTCATCATTGAAGATTTTTCCGGTGGTGTGGATTTCAAAGTTGAACCTCAACTTTTGGTAGAAAACTTCGATGTGGTTGTGTTGGTGTTAGATGCGTCGGTGTCGTCCGTTAGAAGTGCGAAGCGACTGTTTGAAAAGATCTCTAGCTTGCAGCTTACGTTATCCTCTCGTACACGCGTGATCACTGTGGTGAATTACCACCGTCCGGAAAATGCTTACGTTTTACAAAAGCCCGACCTGACCAAGTATTTGAGCGCCAATGTCGATCTAGAAGTGGATTACTGCAAAGCGTTAGCGCACATCATTATTGATGGTAAACGAGGGCACAAGCACGACCGCCATATCAGTCGTTCAATGGAGCAACTGGTGAAGCTGATTAATGGTCAACCTATGGATCAGAAGGGCATGAATTCTTGGCTGAAAAAGGTGCGTGCTAAATGA
- a CDS encoding type II secretion system F family protein, with protein MMLLASLIVLFFSLLFLIVDSIRKEQRHKKVALYIGDDAIRAPSRVNRFFVRFGKEHRHELEQKMIEAGYYNTEWAKFYFPAKLLVLALISGLVLLGDMTSTNKLLVVIFSLIAVIVVPDTLLQMRRKMLISRTSAQLPYLLDMMSVCVQTGMTIEAALVYLGKELAEFDSDLCYQIKRTSDSAKIHGLEKALNDLSERIPTPPVRSFVLTIIQNLQYGTSVAHVLSDLAEDMRKVQILTVEEKVGKLSAKMSVPLILFIMFPIVILILAPSIMQMTLSI; from the coding sequence ATGATGTTACTGGCTTCCCTTATTGTGTTGTTTTTCTCGTTACTCTTTCTAATTGTCGACTCGATTCGTAAAGAGCAACGACATAAGAAAGTTGCACTCTACATTGGAGACGATGCTATTCGTGCTCCTTCTCGCGTAAACCGCTTTTTTGTTCGTTTTGGTAAAGAACATCGACACGAACTTGAGCAAAAGATGATTGAGGCCGGCTATTACAACACTGAGTGGGCGAAATTCTATTTCCCGGCCAAGTTATTGGTATTGGCTCTGATTTCAGGATTGGTGTTATTAGGGGATATGACATCGACCAACAAACTGCTCGTGGTTATTTTCTCGCTGATTGCCGTCATCGTCGTGCCAGACACCTTGCTACAAATGCGACGCAAGATGTTGATCAGCAGAACTTCGGCTCAACTGCCGTATTTGCTCGATATGATGTCGGTATGTGTTCAAACGGGTATGACGATTGAAGCGGCGCTGGTTTATCTGGGCAAAGAGTTAGCGGAATTTGATTCCGACCTTTGTTACCAGATTAAGCGCACATCCGACTCTGCGAAAATTCACGGTCTAGAAAAGGCGCTCAATGATCTGAGTGAACGTATTCCTACACCACCTGTTCGAAGCTTTGTTCTGACCATCATTCAAAATTTGCAATACGGCACATCCGTGGCGCACGTGTTAAGTGATCTCGCAGAAGACATGCGAAAAGTGCAGATTCTTACGGTCGAGGAAAAGGTGGGTAAGCTCTCTGCGAAGATGAGTGTGCCTTTGATCCTCTTCATCATGTTCCCGATCGTTATCCTGATTCTCGCGCCGAGCATCATGCAAATGACATTGAGCATCTAG
- a CDS encoding TadE family protein, producing MKRLNKQKGVTAIEFVLGALVLFFATFAIFESSYQIYVVNMTEYSLRETIRNTKIYEGKGINEQYENKFRTLIEDDNNLWSFLIDSSRFSIAGQYFKTYDDFIANRGHSDQGLNFNYDLAEITVTYRYTPVIKLTGAADRDISRTMVLNLEHEGWEDDAP from the coding sequence ATGAAGCGTCTTAACAAGCAGAAAGGCGTGACGGCGATTGAGTTTGTATTAGGTGCGCTTGTGCTGTTTTTTGCCACCTTCGCGATCTTCGAATCAAGTTATCAAATCTACGTTGTGAACATGACCGAGTATTCGCTGAGAGAAACCATCAGGAATACCAAAATCTATGAAGGTAAAGGGATCAATGAACAGTACGAGAATAAGTTTAGGACGTTAATTGAAGACGATAACAACCTATGGAGTTTCTTAATTGATAGCTCTCGTTTCTCTATTGCAGGTCAGTATTTCAAAACCTATGACGATTTTATCGCGAACAGGGGGCACTCAGATCAAGGCTTGAACTTCAATTACGACTTAGCCGAGATCACCGTGACCTACCGTTATACCCCAGTTATTAAGTTGACCGGTGCCGCAGATAGAGATATTTCACGCACCATGGTTTTGAACCTAGAACACGAGGGGTGGGAAGATGATGCTCCGTAA
- a CDS encoding type II secretion system F family protein yields MLWVSLILFAFVLLLIRDSKVKNVHQFFNIEEAEAENFNAINVKSLVRKQGWQKFKDSISPTLMVLGPRSTLYIAIYITGSLIASWYIVTDLLSITNTWLVLGSSLMFTLFGYRFLVTRRRRDFENTFPDALNILMSAVTAGDSLMQAISYVGDVMHNPIGREFKLMGERLKLGESPEVVLQRSCKNYPYPEFLFFTVTIRANIARGGQLKGVLARLIRVLVDSRTLEKKKMAMTSEARISAKIVAAIPLIFMIILNYVNPANVDFVLYDPEGRIILFYVLGSELFGLFIVWLLVRGVRA; encoded by the coding sequence ATGCTTTGGGTTTCATTAATCCTGTTTGCGTTTGTGCTGCTTTTGATCCGAGATTCAAAGGTCAAAAACGTTCACCAGTTTTTCAATATTGAAGAAGCGGAAGCAGAAAACTTTAACGCTATCAATGTTAAGTCATTGGTGCGTAAGCAAGGATGGCAAAAGTTCAAAGACTCCATTTCACCAACATTAATGGTTTTGGGGCCGCGTTCGACGTTATACATCGCGATCTATATTACGGGCAGCCTGATTGCATCTTGGTACATCGTTACCGATCTACTATCAATCACCAACACTTGGTTGGTGCTTGGTTCCTCTTTGATGTTTACCTTGTTTGGCTATCGTTTTCTGGTCACCAGAAGACGACGTGATTTTGAAAACACCTTCCCTGATGCGCTGAATATTTTAATGAGTGCAGTAACCGCGGGTGACAGTTTAATGCAAGCCATCAGTTATGTGGGCGATGTAATGCATAACCCGATAGGCCGTGAGTTCAAGTTAATGGGAGAGCGACTGAAGCTCGGTGAGTCTCCAGAAGTCGTGCTTCAACGATCGTGTAAAAACTACCCATACCCAGAGTTTCTGTTCTTTACCGTGACAATTAGGGCGAACATCGCTCGAGGTGGTCAGCTTAAAGGTGTGTTAGCACGTCTGATTAGGGTTTTGGTTGACTCTCGAACACTCGAAAAAAAGAAGATGGCGATGACTTCGGAAGCTCGAATCTCCGCCAAAATCGTTGCAGCCATTCCTTTGATTTTTATGATTATTCTTAACTACGTTAATCCCGCTAATGTGGATTTTGTTCTCTATGACCCCGAGGGAAGAATCATATTGTTTTACGTGCTTGGGAGTGAGCTTTTTGGTTTGTTCATTGTTTGGTTATTAGTAAGAGGAGTACGCGCATGA